The following are from one region of the Cloacibacterium sp. TD35 genome:
- a CDS encoding diacylglycerol/lipid kinase family protein → MPKIAFFINPTIRHFKKIEIDIQHHFLNQDYQFFISEYSGHFLTLPKRAVEEDFTHFIAVGGDGTLNEIVNGLIEAFRTENGYDWDRISRIKIGILPSGSGNDFIKNLGYTTIDELQSLIAKDSSALVDVGFAEFLNREKEKSERFFINVSDVGIGGEVVISKERLPLVFPGEVNYFIAILSTFLMYKKKTIKVTAKDFTWQGKVLNYVVANAKYFGNSIGIAPHAEISDGEFAITNVGEISLLDYFRNIGTARKCKKINDPQVSYTSAQEVFIENADGLALTIDMDGEFIGYAPVKFTCFKEKLRFLK, encoded by the coding sequence ATGCCGAAAATCGCCTTTTTCATCAATCCTACCATTAGACATTTCAAGAAAATTGAAATCGATATTCAGCATCATTTTCTTAATCAAGACTATCAGTTTTTTATTTCAGAATATTCTGGGCATTTTTTAACCTTGCCAAAAAGAGCGGTGGAAGAAGATTTTACCCATTTTATTGCAGTTGGGGGAGATGGTACGCTCAATGAGATTGTGAATGGATTGATAGAAGCTTTTCGCACGGAAAATGGCTATGATTGGGATAGGATTTCACGAATAAAAATTGGAATTTTACCATCAGGAAGCGGAAATGATTTTATCAAAAATCTAGGTTATACAACCATAGACGAATTGCAATCGCTTATTGCAAAAGATTCCTCTGCGCTTGTAGATGTGGGTTTTGCAGAATTTCTGAACCGTGAAAAAGAAAAATCAGAGCGTTTTTTCATCAATGTTTCAGATGTAGGAATTGGAGGAGAAGTAGTTATCAGTAAAGAAAGATTGCCTTTGGTTTTTCCGGGCGAGGTGAATTATTTTATTGCCATTCTTTCTACTTTTTTGATGTACAAAAAGAAAACCATCAAGGTCACTGCCAAAGATTTTACTTGGCAAGGAAAAGTGCTGAATTATGTAGTAGCCAATGCCAAGTATTTCGGGAATTCTATAGGAATTGCGCCTCACGCAGAGATTTCTGATGGCGAATTTGCCATTACCAATGTAGGTGAAATTAGTTTGTTAGATTATTTTAGAAATATTGGAACTGCTAGAAAATGCAAAAAAATCAATGATCCACAAGTTTCTTATACTTCGGCTCAGGAAGTTTTCATTGAAAATGCAGATGGTTTGGCTTTAACCATTGATATGGATGGAGAATTTATAGGTTATGCACCGGTAAAATTCACTTGTTTCAAAGAAAAATTACGTTTTTTGAAGTAA
- a CDS encoding M20/M25/M40 family metallo-hydrolase, with protein MKKNLIILALLNSVFLFSQERNLRNIQQLTDGGDNAEAYFSPNGKFLTMQVTNKNLGAECDQIFTYDLSKDYSKKSDNLQLISTGKGRTTCSFSMPDNQHILYASTHEASNACPAPPVSKDGKYLWAIYPEFDIYMADLSGKIVKKLTDVPGYDAEAVVSPDGKKIVFTSTRTGDLELWTMDIDGKNLKQLTFGLGYDGGAFFSHDSKKIVFRASRPKTVAEIKEYKDYLAQNLVAPTNMEIYTINADGTDLKQITHLGKANWAPYFTPNDKKIIFSSNHHSTRGYDFQLYTIDLEGKNLKQITYESEFNAFPMFSKDGKKLVFSSNRNQSKPRETNVFIADWVDTDEAENVNETQLKNHLTYLASDELQGRLAGSEGEQKAANYIQKYFKKLGLKTHLQPFEYSIKLNPHDENSSTQSKGTNVIGYLDNKAAKTIVIGAHYDHLGLNQHHQSTLMNSDGQIHNGADDNASGVSAVMELARIFAKNKTQEKVNYVFVLFSAEEDGLIGSKKFAENVKFQYPNVVTMINMDMVGRLDKDKNLTVGGVGSSPIFPDLVKKVKPAGYNITLDESGVGPSDHTSFYLKDIPVLFLFTGTHADYHKPSDDSDKINFDGVKTITQYVFGIANELSQKSEIPFTKTKTSSTKSVPKYKVTLGIMPSYGDSKDGLHIDGVTDNRPAAVAGIQSGDILTQIGDCKITEVYSYMDCLSKLNAGDEKDVTVIRNGETKIFKVKF; from the coding sequence ATGAAGAAAAATTTAATCATTCTTGCACTACTTAACAGTGTTTTCTTATTTTCACAAGAAAGAAATCTTAGAAACATTCAGCAATTGACTGATGGTGGAGATAATGCCGAGGCGTACTTCTCTCCCAATGGAAAATTTCTGACCATGCAAGTCACCAATAAAAATTTGGGAGCAGAATGTGACCAGATTTTTACCTATGATTTATCTAAGGATTATTCTAAAAAATCTGATAATTTACAATTAATTTCTACAGGAAAAGGAAGAACAACCTGCTCTTTCTCTATGCCAGATAACCAACATATTCTCTACGCATCTACGCATGAAGCGAGCAACGCTTGTCCAGCTCCGCCTGTTTCTAAAGACGGAAAATATCTTTGGGCTATTTATCCAGAATTTGACATTTATATGGCAGATTTGAGCGGTAAAATTGTTAAAAAATTGACAGATGTTCCTGGTTATGATGCAGAAGCGGTGGTTTCTCCAGACGGTAAAAAAATTGTTTTCACTTCTACCAGAACTGGCGATTTAGAACTCTGGACTATGGATATTGACGGGAAAAATCTGAAACAACTTACGTTCGGTTTAGGATATGATGGTGGTGCGTTTTTTTCTCATGATTCTAAAAAAATTGTATTCCGTGCTTCTCGACCAAAAACCGTTGCAGAAATTAAAGAATACAAAGATTATTTGGCTCAAAATCTAGTTGCACCTACCAATATGGAAATCTACACCATCAATGCTGATGGAACAGATTTAAAACAAATTACGCATCTTGGAAAAGCGAATTGGGCGCCTTATTTCACTCCAAATGATAAGAAAATTATTTTTTCGAGTAATCATCATTCTACGAGAGGTTATGATTTCCAGTTATATACTATTGATTTAGAAGGAAAAAATCTGAAACAAATTACCTACGAAAGTGAATTCAATGCATTTCCGATGTTTTCCAAAGACGGAAAAAAATTGGTTTTCAGCAGCAATAGAAATCAGTCTAAACCGAGAGAAACCAATGTTTTCATCGCAGATTGGGTAGACACAGACGAAGCAGAAAATGTAAACGAAACTCAACTTAAAAATCATCTTACTTATCTTGCTAGTGATGAATTACAAGGCAGATTAGCAGGAAGTGAAGGCGAGCAAAAAGCTGCAAATTATATTCAAAAATATTTTAAAAAATTAGGACTTAAAACCCATTTACAGCCGTTTGAATATTCCATTAAACTAAATCCACACGATGAAAATTCTTCTACCCAAAGTAAAGGAACCAACGTGATAGGATATTTAGACAATAAAGCCGCTAAAACGATTGTCATTGGTGCACATTACGACCATTTAGGATTGAACCAACATCATCAATCTACGCTGATGAATTCTGACGGACAAATTCACAATGGTGCAGATGATAACGCTTCTGGCGTTTCGGCAGTGATGGAATTGGCGAGAATTTTTGCCAAAAATAAGACTCAGGAAAAAGTAAATTACGTTTTTGTGCTTTTCTCTGCAGAAGAAGACGGACTGATTGGCTCTAAAAAATTCGCAGAAAATGTAAAATTTCAATATCCTAATGTAGTCACCATGATTAACATGGATATGGTAGGAAGATTAGACAAAGATAAAAACCTTACCGTAGGAGGTGTAGGTTCCTCTCCTATTTTCCCAGATTTGGTGAAAAAAGTGAAACCTGCAGGATATAATATTACACTTGATGAATCTGGAGTTGGTCCTTCTGATCACACCAGCTTCTATCTGAAAGATATTCCTGTTTTATTTTTATTTACGGGAACGCATGCTGACTATCACAAACCAAGTGATGACAGTGATAAAATAAATTTCGATGGCGTAAAAACCATCACCCAATATGTTTTTGGCATTGCGAATGAACTTTCTCAGAAATCTGAAATTCCGTTTACGAAGACCAAAACCTCTTCTACCAAGTCTGTCCCAAAATATAAAGTAACACTGGGAATTATGCCAAGTTATGGCGATTCCAAAGATGGTTTGCACATTGACGGAGTTACTGATAACAGACCTGCTGCAGTTGCTGGAATTCAGTCTGGAGATATTCTTACCCAAATTGGAGATTGCAAAATCACAGAAGTTTATTCTTACATGGACTGTTTATCAAAACTTAATGCTGGAGACGAAAAAGACGTTACCGTGATTAGAAATGGAGAAACTAAAATTTTTAAGGTGAAGTTTTAG
- a CDS encoding ATP-dependent Clp protease adaptor ClpS — MKFYDNPQREYQEEVAFLEQEDEVYKLVLHNDDVNTFDFVIECLIEICKHTLEQAEQCTILVHYKGKCTVKTGSMELLKPMHEKLISRGLTSEIV; from the coding sequence ATGAAATTTTACGATAATCCTCAAAGAGAATATCAAGAAGAAGTAGCGTTTCTAGAACAGGAAGATGAAGTCTATAAATTAGTGCTGCATAATGATGATGTAAACACTTTTGATTTCGTGATAGAGTGTTTAATCGAAATTTGTAAACATACGCTAGAACAAGCCGAACAATGCACCATTTTGGTACATTACAAAGGCAAATGCACGGTGAAAACTGGTAGTATGGAACTTCTGAAACCCATGCATGAAAAATTAATTTCCAGAGGTCTTACTTCTGAGATAGTATAA
- a CDS encoding hemolysin family protein — MDYDSVVKLLIALLLVLLNGFFVAAEFSIVKVRYSQIQLKAAEGNKMAKQAEHIIKHLDAYLSATQLGITLASLALGWVGESALEHVFHGIFTYFNVSIAPAMITTVSVIASFLIITIMHIVFGELVPKSIAIRKSEATTLFISAPLRLFYNIFKPFIWLMNLFSNAFLKLIGIHPVSEHDIHSSEELQLLVKQSADSGEIEEENYEIIKNAFDFTDHTAKQVMVPRQNIISIDIEDDKEEILKQIIDCGYSRIPVFENSIDNIIGLFYTKEIMREYIKNKDLDLREFLREAFFVVGSKKISDLLNVFQQKKQHLAIVIDEFGGTEGILTLEDILEELVGEIQDEEDDEDKIVDKVGENVFWVKATQPLEEINEHLPKELSEVGEYNTLAGFILHQLEDIPEENQEFDIDDYHFKILKMNNKSVELVELVYEPKDIVDDLTEEIGEI; from the coding sequence ATGGATTACGATAGTGTCGTCAAACTTCTTATTGCATTATTACTCGTATTATTAAACGGATTTTTCGTAGCGGCGGAATTTTCAATCGTTAAGGTTCGTTATTCTCAAATTCAGCTAAAAGCAGCTGAAGGCAACAAAATGGCTAAACAAGCCGAACATATCATTAAACATTTAGATGCTTATTTATCAGCTACACAGTTAGGGATTACTTTAGCTTCGTTAGCATTAGGTTGGGTAGGAGAAAGCGCTCTGGAACATGTTTTCCATGGCATATTTACTTACTTCAATGTCAGCATTGCTCCTGCTATGATTACTACGGTTTCAGTTATAGCAAGCTTCCTTATTATTACCATTATGCACATTGTTTTTGGTGAATTAGTACCTAAATCTATTGCGATTAGAAAATCAGAAGCCACTACATTATTTATTTCTGCACCGCTTAGACTTTTCTATAACATATTCAAACCATTTATTTGGTTAATGAATTTATTCTCTAATGCTTTCTTAAAATTGATAGGTATTCACCCTGTTTCTGAGCATGATATTCACTCTTCTGAAGAATTACAGTTATTGGTAAAACAATCTGCAGACAGTGGAGAAATAGAAGAAGAAAACTACGAAATCATTAAAAATGCTTTTGATTTTACAGATCACACAGCAAAACAAGTGATGGTGCCTCGTCAAAACATTATTTCTATTGATATAGAAGATGATAAAGAAGAAATTTTAAAACAAATCATTGATTGCGGATACTCTAGAATTCCAGTTTTTGAAAACTCTATTGATAACATCATCGGGCTTTTCTATACTAAGGAAATCATGAGAGAATATATCAAAAACAAAGATCTTGATTTAAGAGAGTTTTTGAGAGAAGCATTCTTCGTAGTAGGAAGTAAAAAGATTTCAGATTTATTGAATGTTTTTCAGCAAAAGAAACAGCATTTAGCAATCGTTATCGATGAATTCGGAGGTACAGAAGGTATTCTTACTTTAGAAGATATTTTAGAAGAATTGGTAGGTGAAATTCAAGATGAAGAGGATGATGAAGATAAAATAGTTGATAAAGTAGGCGAAAACGTTTTCTGGGTAAAAGCGACTCAACCTTTAGAAGAAATCAACGAACACTTACCGAAGGAACTTTCGGAAGTGGGAGAATATAATACTTTAGCTGGATTTATTCTGCATCAATTAGAAGATATTCCAGAAGAAAATCAGGAGTTTGATATTGATGATTATCATTTCAAAATTTTGAAAATGAATAATAAGTCGGTAGAATTGGTAGAATTGGTGTACGAACCCAAAGATATTGTAGATGATTTAACCGAAGAAATTGGCGAAATCTAA
- the atpG gene encoding ATP synthase F1 subunit gamma, translated as MANLKEIRGRITSISSTMQITSAMKMVSAAKLKKAQDAIVMLRPYSEKLQEIIQNVSASSDSDNVSSFAQKREVKKVLYIAITSNRGLAGAFNSSVIKELNHRISNSAVEVEVLTIGKKVFDAVKKNRTVYDNQSAIFDHMSFEKVSKVTSAVMKDFSQGKFDEVHLIYNKFLNAANQEVKTEQLLPISMPETDGNANSDYIFEPNRNEILESLIPKSIKTQVYKAVLDSIASEHGARMTAMHKATDNAQALKNDLVIFYNKARQAAITNEILEIVSGAEALKNS; from the coding sequence ATGGCAAATTTAAAAGAAATTAGAGGAAGAATAACTTCTATTTCATCTACAATGCAGATTACGAGTGCGATGAAAATGGTTTCGGCTGCGAAACTAAAAAAAGCACAAGATGCGATTGTAATGTTAAGACCTTATTCTGAGAAACTTCAAGAAATCATTCAGAATGTGAGCGCAAGCTCTGATTCTGATAACGTTTCTTCTTTTGCACAAAAGAGAGAGGTGAAGAAAGTTTTGTACATCGCTATTACTTCTAATAGAGGTTTGGCTGGTGCTTTTAACTCATCTGTTATCAAAGAATTAAACCACAGAATTTCTAATTCTGCTGTAGAAGTAGAAGTGTTAACCATTGGTAAAAAAGTTTTTGATGCAGTAAAGAAAAACAGAACAGTATATGATAACCAAAGTGCCATCTTTGATCATATGAGTTTTGAAAAAGTATCAAAAGTTACTTCTGCCGTGATGAAGGATTTCAGTCAAGGAAAATTTGATGAAGTACATCTAATTTATAATAAATTTTTAAATGCTGCTAATCAAGAAGTAAAAACTGAGCAGTTATTACCAATATCAATGCCGGAAACTGATGGTAATGCAAACAGTGATTATATTTTTGAACCAAACAGAAACGAGATTTTGGAAAGCCTAATTCCTAAATCTATTAAAACGCAAGTGTACAAAGCAGTGCTAGATTCTATCGCATCTGAACATGGAGCGAGAATGACAGCGATGCACAAAGCTACTGATAACGCACAGGCACTTAAAAATGATTTGGTAATTTTTTATAATAAAGCGCGTCAGGCTGCTATTACCAATGAAATTTTAGAAATCGTTTCTGGTGCAGAAGCACTTAAAAATAGCTAA
- the atpA gene encoding F0F1 ATP synthase subunit alpha: MAEINPAEVSAILKQQLANFDTQASVEEVGTVLQIGDGIALVYGLENVQYGELVKFESGIEGIVLNLAEDNVGVALLGESKRVKEGDTVRRTERISSIRVGEGMLGRVVDTLGNPIDGKGPITGDLYEMPLERKAPGVIFRQPVNEPLQTGIVAIDSMIPIGRGQRELIIGDRQTGKTTVAIDTILNQKEFYDAGEPVFCIYVAVGQKGSTVAQIVKTLEDKGALAYTVVVAANASDPSPMQVYAPMAGAAIGEYFRDTGRPALIVYDDLSKQAVAYRELSLLLRRPPGREAYPGDVFYLHSRLLERAAKVIKDDTIAAQMNDLPESLKDKVKGGGSLTALPIIETQAGDVSAYIPTNVISITDGQIFLESDLFNSGVRPAINVGISVSRVGGNAQIKSMKKVSGTLKLDQAQYKELEAFAKFGSDLDAATMAVIAKGERNVEILKQPVNSPLPVESQVAMIYAGTENLLRNVPVRNVREFQVEYVDFLKNKHPEVMAALKSGKIDDSLTGVLKQVATDLASKYN, encoded by the coding sequence ATGGCAGAAATAAATCCGGCTGAAGTTTCAGCAATTTTAAAACAACAGTTAGCCAACTTTGATACACAAGCAAGTGTAGAAGAGGTAGGTACAGTATTACAAATTGGAGATGGTATCGCTCTAGTTTACGGTTTAGAAAATGTACAATACGGTGAATTGGTAAAATTCGAATCAGGAATTGAAGGTATTGTATTAAACCTTGCAGAAGACAATGTAGGTGTTGCGCTTCTTGGGGAATCTAAAAGAGTAAAAGAAGGAGATACCGTAAGAAGAACAGAAAGAATCTCTTCTATTAGAGTAGGAGAAGGTATGTTAGGTAGAGTAGTAGATACTTTAGGTAACCCTATCGATGGTAAAGGTCCTATCACTGGTGATCTTTATGAAATGCCATTAGAAAGAAAAGCTCCAGGGGTAATTTTCCGTCAACCGGTAAATGAACCACTTCAGACAGGTATCGTAGCGATTGACTCTATGATTCCAATCGGAAGAGGACAAAGAGAGCTTATCATCGGAGATAGACAAACAGGTAAAACTACCGTTGCTATCGACACTATTTTGAACCAAAAAGAATTTTATGATGCTGGTGAGCCTGTATTCTGTATCTACGTTGCTGTAGGTCAAAAAGGTTCTACTGTAGCACAAATCGTAAAAACTTTAGAAGATAAAGGAGCTTTAGCTTACACAGTAGTTGTAGCAGCAAATGCTTCAGACCCTTCTCCAATGCAGGTATATGCGCCAATGGCTGGAGCTGCTATCGGAGAATATTTCAGAGACACTGGTAGACCAGCATTAATTGTTTATGATGATTTATCTAAACAAGCGGTAGCTTACCGTGAGCTTTCTCTATTATTAAGAAGACCACCAGGCCGTGAAGCATATCCTGGAGACGTTTTCTACCTTCACTCAAGATTATTAGAAAGAGCTGCTAAAGTAATCAAAGACGATACTATCGCTGCTCAAATGAATGATTTACCAGAATCATTAAAAGATAAAGTGAAAGGAGGTGGTTCATTAACGGCTCTTCCAATTATCGAAACACAAGCAGGTGACGTATCAGCATATATTCCTACCAACGTAATTTCTATTACAGACGGACAGATCTTCTTAGAGTCAGATTTATTCAACTCTGGGGTTAGACCAGCTATTAACGTAGGTATTTCTGTATCTAGAGTAGGAGGTAACGCTCAGATTAAGTCTATGAAAAAAGTTTCTGGTACATTGAAACTTGACCAAGCACAGTACAAAGAATTAGAAGCTTTTGCTAAATTTGGTTCTGACTTAGATGCTGCTACTATGGCGGTAATCGCAAAAGGAGAAAGAAACGTAGAAATTCTTAAGCAACCAGTAAACTCTCCACTACCTGTAGAATCACAAGTAGCGATGATTTACGCAGGAACTGAAAACTTATTAAGAAACGTTCCTGTAAGAAACGTAAGAGAATTCCAAGTAGAATACGTAGACTTCTTAAAAAACAAACACCCAGAAGTAATGGCTGCTCTTAAATCTGGTAAGATTGATGACAGTTTAACTGGTGTTCTTAAGCAAGTAGCTACAGATTTAGCTTCTAAATACAACTAA
- a CDS encoding TrmH family RNA methyltransferase — translation MLTAHKIKVFQSLDKKKFRQKYNLFLVEGNKIIQELKHSSYKIQEIFSIQPEDLSFPETEIHSITERELKKISFLQTPKDSVAVVELPSPKILEQQKIQIILDGIQDPGNLGTIIRLADWFGIEQVICSQDTVDVYNPKVIQSTKGSFARINLVYTDLTEYLPKAEAVNIGTDMVGENIYQFDFPEKFNLILGNEGNGMRPEVEKLVSQNITIPRFGPKQSTESLNVSMATGIILGQIFSKI, via the coding sequence ATGCTTACTGCTCATAAAATTAAAGTTTTTCAGTCGCTAGACAAAAAGAAGTTCAGACAAAAATACAATTTGTTTTTGGTTGAAGGTAACAAAATAATCCAAGAGTTGAAACATTCTTCTTATAAAATTCAAGAAATTTTTTCTATTCAACCCGAAGATTTATCCTTCCCAGAAACAGAGATTCATTCTATTACAGAACGTGAACTGAAGAAAATTAGTTTTCTGCAAACACCTAAAGATTCTGTAGCAGTAGTAGAATTGCCTTCTCCTAAAATACTAGAACAACAAAAAATACAGATTATTTTAGACGGAATTCAAGACCCGGGAAATCTAGGAACCATCATCAGATTAGCAGATTGGTTCGGAATTGAGCAGGTGATTTGCAGTCAAGACACCGTTGATGTTTACAATCCAAAAGTGATTCAGTCTACCAAAGGTTCTTTTGCCAGAATCAATTTGGTGTACACTGATTTAACCGAATATTTGCCTAAAGCTGAAGCAGTAAATATAGGAACAGACATGGTTGGAGAAAATATTTATCAGTTTGATTTTCCTGAAAAATTCAATCTTATTTTAGGGAATGAAGGAAACGGAATGCGACCAGAAGTAGAAAAATTAGTTTCCCAAAACATTACGATTCCACGATTCGGACCAAAACAATCTACAGAAAGCCTCAATGTTTCGATGGCGACAGGAATAATTTTAGGACAGATTTTTTCTAAAATTTAA
- the tamL gene encoding translocation and assembly module lipoprotein TamL, producing the protein MSSKHFFKYFQKYHIFFSFAILVWFLYACNSTKKVPNGEYLLTKNNFEYVDRKDFNDRIPDFVSQKPNKKGLYLFPTRLWIYNMANAKYDSILNEYQTFPRQMRNQKLRDSLYLKYNHPELKGNSLFWNRVWHSLGKPPIILEQGKTETSANSIKKFLVYKGFWDAHVDFSHKLDSAAKKAQANYKITYKDPTYINGYYYNIPYENIRNIYEEKITESKVKSGAVLDQEKLEDEVKRITEIMQERGYYSFNRDGGEIYFTADTLQSRKQVPLTMDILKDTLKTPYKQYTIGNVEIQYLEKLTDTANVDVKEYENATIKRIDGQYNVKALWRPITLKKGEIYNQKNLDLTKRNFLALNNFSIASYKASPDKYSNPNDTIINVKYKLIPLPKYNFKTALDLHYSQILKLGFSPSAELTTRNIFGGAENFTGSVSGTFGTVYDEKHPNALFNASEYSLQFGLNFPRLLLPFNTEKFVPNKYSPVSTVNLGASVQNNIGMDRINVNAGLNYFITVNEVISHRLSVFNTQFSFTRNKDKYYDLFKTEGNIKDGIFNLYDIYNPSAINLDTEAKSRLLLNDTGFANSLSSSGLDLLLNFRQSTIKKDRLTQDVLINSLAYNYIYNEIGKKGYQNPFFLDAKVELAGNLLSIFSKNNTDSGVLTNSKTIFGIPISQFVKFDIDARKYFTFKNKSQFIVRQFIGVGIPYGNSSNMPFIRSYFNGGSNDIRAWIAFGGLGPADTQIDQKVRAYMMDNVKLTTNIEYRYPFNDMFEGAVFADAGNIWSTKDSGIGDEFKFNKFISQMGLGSGFGLRMHVAYITVRIDLAYKLHDPNQPKGERWVFDKIKPFKPTFNFSIGYPF; encoded by the coding sequence ATGAGCAGTAAGCATTTTTTTAAATATTTTCAAAAATACCACATATTTTTTTCTTTTGCAATCCTCGTTTGGTTTCTTTACGCTTGTAATAGTACCAAGAAAGTTCCGAATGGTGAGTATTTATTGACCAAAAATAATTTTGAATATGTAGACCGAAAGGATTTCAACGATAGAATTCCAGATTTTGTAAGTCAAAAACCCAATAAAAAAGGCCTCTATTTATTCCCTACTCGATTATGGATTTATAATATGGCGAATGCAAAATATGACAGCATTCTAAACGAGTACCAAACATTTCCGAGACAAATGAGAAATCAAAAACTGAGAGATTCTCTTTATCTAAAATACAACCATCCAGAATTGAAGGGCAATAGTTTGTTTTGGAACAGAGTTTGGCATTCTTTAGGGAAACCTCCTATTATCTTAGAGCAGGGAAAAACCGAAACAAGTGCAAATTCTATTAAGAAATTCTTGGTATATAAAGGATTTTGGGACGCTCATGTAGATTTTTCTCATAAACTAGATTCTGCAGCAAAAAAAGCACAAGCCAATTACAAAATTACGTACAAAGATCCTACTTATATCAACGGATATTACTACAATATTCCCTACGAAAACATCCGAAATATTTACGAAGAAAAAATTACAGAATCTAAAGTAAAATCAGGAGCTGTTTTAGACCAAGAAAAATTAGAAGACGAGGTAAAAAGAATTACCGAAATCATGCAAGAAAGGGGTTATTATAGCTTCAATAGAGATGGTGGCGAAATTTATTTTACGGCAGACACTTTGCAAAGCAGAAAGCAAGTTCCACTCACCATGGATATTTTGAAAGATACACTGAAAACACCCTATAAACAATACACCATTGGCAACGTAGAAATTCAATATTTAGAAAAACTTACTGACACGGCCAATGTAGACGTAAAAGAATACGAAAATGCCACTATCAAAAGAATAGACGGGCAATATAATGTAAAAGCACTTTGGAGACCTATTACGCTTAAAAAAGGTGAAATTTACAACCAAAAAAACCTAGACCTTACCAAAAGAAATTTCTTAGCGCTTAATAATTTCAGCATTGCCAGTTATAAAGCTTCTCCAGATAAATATAGCAATCCAAATGATACGATTATCAATGTAAAATACAAGCTCATTCCGTTACCGAAATATAATTTTAAAACGGCGCTAGATTTACATTATTCTCAAATTTTGAAATTAGGGTTTTCTCCTTCTGCCGAATTGACAACTAGAAATATTTTTGGTGGTGCCGAAAACTTCACTGGAAGTGTTTCTGGAACCTTTGGTACCGTTTACGATGAGAAACATCCAAACGCGTTGTTTAACGCTTCTGAATATTCACTGCAATTTGGGTTAAATTTCCCTAGATTGCTCCTGCCTTTTAACACCGAAAAATTTGTCCCAAATAAATATTCGCCTGTTTCTACTGTGAATTTAGGAGCTTCGGTACAGAACAATATTGGGATGGATAGAATCAACGTAAACGCTGGATTAAATTATTTTATCACGGTGAATGAAGTGATTTCTCACCGATTATCCGTTTTTAATACGCAGTTTTCATTTACTCGAAATAAGGATAAATATTATGATTTATTCAAAACGGAAGGAAACATTAAAGACGGAATTTTTAATCTTTATGACATCTATAATCCGAGTGCTATTAATTTAGACACCGAAGCCAAATCTAGATTACTGCTTAATGATACAGGTTTTGCGAATAGTCTTTCGTCAAGTGGTTTAGATTTATTGCTCAATTTCAGACAGTCTACCATTAAAAAAGACCGATTAACACAAGACGTACTTATCAATTCTTTGGCTTATAACTATATCTATAATGAAATTGGAAAAAAAGGCTATCAAAACCCATTCTTTCTAGATGCTAAAGTAGAATTGGCTGGGAATTTATTGAGTATTTTCAGTAAAAACAATACCGATTCTGGGGTTTTGACTAATAGCAAAACAATTTTCGGAATTCCGATTTCTCAGTTTGTAAAATTCGATATTGATGCGAGAAAATATTTCACTTTCAAAAACAAATCACAGTTCATTGTAAGACAATTCATAGGCGTAGGAATTCCTTATGGAAATTCTAGCAACATGCCATTTATACGTTCTTATTTCAATGGAGGAAGTAATGATATCAGGGCTTGGATTGCTTTTGGCGGATTAGGTCCTGCGGACACACAAATTGACCAAAAAGTAAGAGCTTATATGATGGATAACGTAAAACTTACCACTAACATAGAATACCGATATCCATTTAATGACATGTTTGAAGGTGCTGTTTTTGCAGATGCTGGAAACATTTGGAGCACCAAAGATTCAGGAATTGGCGATGAATTTAAGTTCAATAAATTTATTTCTCAAATGGGGCTAGGTTCTGGTTTCGGATTGAGAATGCATGTGGCATATATTACGGTAAGAATAGATTTAGCCTATAAATTACACGACCCAAATCAGCCAAAAGGCGAAAGATGGGTTTTTGACAAAATAAAACCATTTAAACCAACCTTCAACTTCTCGATTGGTTATCCTTTCTAA